The DNA region CTTATTCGCTTCTTGCTGAGCTTTACGTGCTTTGGCGCGCGCAATGGCTGCGGCAACAGCTGCTTTCTTTGGATCCACTTCCGGCTCTTCAGAAGGCGTTTCTTCAACAGACTCTGTTTGTGCTTCTTGTTGGGCTTTACGCGCTTTAGCACGAGCAATGGCTGCGGCAACCGCGGCTTTCTTAGGATCCACTTCTGGTTCTTCAGAAGGAGCTTCCGCTTCAACAGATTCTGCTTGTGCTTCTTGCTGAGCTTTGCGTGCTTTGGCACGAGCAATGGCTGCGGCAACAGCGGCTTTTTTCGGATCTTCAGCTTGTTTAACAGGTGCTTCCGTTTCTACAGATTCGGTCGAATCTTCTTGTTGTGCTTTTTTCGCTTTAGCTCTGGCGATAGCTGCCGCGACGGCTGCTTTCTTGTCACCGGCTTCAGCAGGTGTTGATGCGTCTTCTTGTTGAGCTTTCTTCGCCTTAGCACGGGCGATCGCTGCTGCAACCGCTGACTTCTTGTCGTCAGCATTATCCGTAGATGCGTCGCCTTGTTCTTTTTGCGCTTTGCGTTCGCGAGCAAGACGTTTGCGTTCTTCGCGTAGCTTCGCCATTTCTGAGTTATCAGGCTCGGCTGCGCCAGATTGAGCCGCTGCAGCTTGTTTCGCTTTTGCTTTGGCAATCGCGGCTGCAACCGCTGGTTTCACTGCTGGCTCGGCTTTCGCTTCGGTATTCTCTTTTTGTGCTTTCACGCGAGCGATGGCTGCGGCAATCGCATCGTCACCGCCAGATGCTTTCATGTCTTTACGACGATCATCCGCGGCTTTCTTAAAGCGATTTTCACGTTCTGCTTTTTCGCGTTCCATACGCGCTTTCTTCTCTTCAAAGCGCAGCTTAGCTCGTTCAGCTGCTGCGGCTTCTTGAGCGCGTGTACGGATTTCAGCTTTCGCTTGGCGATAGTATTGAACCAATGGAATTTCACTAGGGCACACAAATGCACACGCGCCACATTCAATACAATCTTTAAGGTTCAGTTCTTCCAGCTTTTCGTATTCTTGGCTTTTTGCATACCACTGAAGCTGCTGTGGCAATAGCGAGGCAGGGCACGCTTCCGCACATTGGCTACAACGGATACATTCCATTTCGTATTGGTCAGAAGCGATCTCACGACGCTTCGGTGCCAGAATACAGTTTGCCGTTTTAGTGATAGGAACCTGAGCGTGGGGTAGGGTAAAGCCCATCATTGGACCACCCATGATCAGGCGCTGCAGTTTCTTATCTGCTTTGTAGCCAAACTCGTCTAACAGTGCTTGTACTGGCGTACCAAGTAGCGTCCAAACGTTACGTGGTTGCTTGAAGGTTTTACCCGTCAGAGTCACGATGCGATTTACCACAGGTTCGCCATCGATCACTGCACGTTTAATTGAGTAGAGAGAACCAACGTTTTGAACCAGGATGCCAATATCTGCAGGGATAGCGCCGCTAGGAACTTCTTTGTTGGTCAAAATCTTGATGAGCTGCTTCTCACCACCAGAAGGGTATTTGGTTGGGATAACGCGGATCACGATGTCTTTGTTCATCGCCGCTTGTTCCAG from Vibrio hyugaensis includes:
- the rsxC gene encoding electron transport complex subunit RsxC; translation: MLSLIEQIRTGSLWDFPGGVHPAENKKQSNKTELVHAAIPSEIVLPLKQHIGKAGNLLIAVGDTVLKGQQLTASDSGFTVPVHAPTSGQVTAIEPRTVAHPSGLSELCAVITPDGNDTWCEKTPVADYTQESADALIDVIRLAGISGMGGAGFPTAKKIQSGIARTEILIVNAAECEPYITADDKLMQEHADELVQGIEIVEHILKPKLTIIGIEDNKPAAIKALEQAAMNKDIVIRVIPTKYPSGGEKQLIKILTNKEVPSGAIPADIGILVQNVGSLYSIKRAVIDGEPVVNRIVTLTGKTFKQPRNVWTLLGTPVQALLDEFGYKADKKLQRLIMGGPMMGFTLPHAQVPITKTANCILAPKRREIASDQYEMECIRCSQCAEACPASLLPQQLQWYAKSQEYEKLEELNLKDCIECGACAFVCPSEIPLVQYYRQAKAEIRTRAQEAAAAERAKLRFEEKKARMEREKAERENRFKKAADDRRKDMKASGGDDAIAAAIARVKAQKENTEAKAEPAVKPAVAAAIAKAKAKQAAAAQSGAAEPDNSEMAKLREERKRLARERKAQKEQGDASTDNADDKKSAVAAAIARAKAKKAQQEDASTPAEAGDKKAAVAAAIARAKAKKAQQEDSTESVETEAPVKQAEDPKKAAVAAAIARAKARKAQQEAQAESVEAEAPSEEPEVDPKKAAVAAAIARAKARKAQQEAQTESVEETPSEEPEVDPKKAAVAAAIARAKARKAQQEANKNNTEENE